Part of the Acidobacteriota bacterium genome is shown below.
ACCCCAATCACAAGCCACACCTTGGGCATCGGCCTCCTTGCGGTCAGCTCAACGACTTCTAGTGCAACCTGCTTTCGTGATGTGACGGGCGGTGTGTACAAGGCCCGGGAACGTATTCACCGCGGCGTTCTGATCCGCGATTACTAGCGATTCCAGCTTCATGCAGTCGAGTTGCAGACTGCAATCCGAACTGAGAACGGTTTTTTGCGATTGGCTCCCCCTCGCGGGTTTGCGACGCTTTGTACCGCCCATTGTAGCACGTGTGTAGCCCTGGACATAAAGGCCATGAGGACTTGACGTCATCCCCACCTTCCTTCGGCTTTTGACCGACAGTTTCTTTAGAGTGCCCCTTGCGGGTAGCAACCAAAGATAGGGGTTGCGCTCGTTGCGGGACTTAACCCAACATCTCACGACACGAGCTGACGACAGCCATGCAGCACCTACGTAATGGCCCTTGCGGGCGCCGAACTTTCATCCGGATTCCACTACGCTTCGAGCCCAGGTAAGGTTCTTCGCGTTGCGTCGAATTAAACCACATGCTCCACCGCTTGTGCGGGCCCCCGTCAATTCCTTTGAGTTTCAGCCTTGCGACCGTACTCCCCAGGCGGAACACTTAACGCGTTAGCTCCGGCACAGCGGGGGTAAAACCCGCTACGCCAAGTGTTCATCGTTTAGGGCCGGGACTACCAGGGTATCTAATCCTGTTTGCTCCCCCGGCTTTCGTGCCTCAGTGTCAGTTGTGGTCCAGAGAGCCGCCTTCGCCACAGGTGTTCCTCCCGATATCTACGCATTTCACCGCTACACCGGGAATTCCACTCTCCTCTCCCACACTCCAGCACCGCAGTCCCTGGCGCGGATTCTGGGTTAAGCCCAGAGATTTCACGTCAGACTTACGGCACCACCTACGCACCCTTTACGCCCAATGATTCCGAACAACGCTCGCCCCCCCCGTATTACCGCGGCTGCTGGCACGGAGTTAGCCGGGGCTTCTTCTTCAGGTACCGTCAACCTCTTGCGAGGATTCTTCCCTGCCGAAAGGACTTTACACTCCAAGAAGCTTCATCGTCCACGCGGCGTTGCTGCGTCAGGGTTTCCCCCATTGCGCAAAATTCCCCACTGCTGCCTCCCGTAGGAGTCTGGACCGTGTTGCAGTTCCAGTGTGGCCGTCCGCCCTCTCAGGCCGGCTACTGATCAATGCCTTGGTGGGCCGTTACCTCACCAACTAGCTAATCAGCCGCGGACCCCTCATCAAACTCCTTGCGGATTTCAACTCTGGAGCCGAAGCTCCCAAGTGTTATGCGGTGTTAGCCCCGGTTTCCCAGGGTTATTCCCCATTTGATGGCAGGTTGTCCACGTGTTACTCACCCGTACGCCACTTTACTTATCCCTTGCGGGACTTTCTCGTTCGACTTGCATGTGTTAGGCACGCCGCCAGCGTTGATTCTGAGCCAGGATCAAACTCTCATGTAATCTTTTTGGATTTCGCATCTGCCCTTGCGGGAGACGCTCATCCGATGTCATGAGATTCATCGCTCAACTTTACTCGCACAATCAATGCATGTTTGTGTGCACGTTCAACCAAATTGTCAAAGAACAATTAGCCTCAAGCTCCAATGAGAATAATCAATATAATCACACTTGTCAAGTAGTTAAATTAATGATTGCTCCATCGCCAATAAATATAGGGTCGCGGACGCTATTAATTTATTGCAGAAAAAGAGCGGAAGATCATTGCGCATGCAAAAAATCGGAGATAGCTTTTATCGAGACCGCGCCTTCGCGCAGCAGTTTCATCTCATCGCCAATCAGGCTAATGACGGTAGACGGGCATCTCTCCGCGCTCGCGCCTCCATCCAAAACCAGCTTCAGACCCGCGCCAATTGACGATTCGACGGCCTGTGCCGTGAGGCACTCAGGTTGCCCGGAGAGATTAGCGCTGCTCGCCGTGATCGGCCCACCCAGCGCATCGATCAACGCGATGGCGATTGCTGACTTTGGAAGACGAATTCCCACGGTTCCATATCCCGCGGTAACCTCACGCGGAATGCGCCAAAACGCCGGAACTACGATGGTCAGAGGCCCTGGCCAGAATCGCGCTGCCAGCCGCAAGAATTGTGGGGTAAGCGAATCAGCGCAGGCCAGCGCCATTTCCATAGAACTCACCAAGACCAACAATGGCGCGGCTGCGGGCCGCCCCTTCAATGCGAATACCTTCTCCGCTGCAGCCCCATTGAAAGCGTCAGTCGCCAATCCATACACGGTATCGGTAGGGATGGCAACAACCTCACCAGCGCGAATGAGTGTCGCAGCAAGCCGAATGATCTCTGGCTCCGGTCTTTCTGGATTTACTTCAATGATCTCGGCCATACATTTCCATCCGCTGTACTAGTTCCCAGCTATAAAGAATACACTTCTATTACCTGGACACATACCCGGCAATAGGAAGCAATCCCTCGCCTAATGACATAGAATGCTTAAGTGGGCTGGGAGCAATCAGAACGTCAAATCGAAAGCCGCAATCATCCGCTGCTGAAGCGGATTCGCGCCATGCTGCGCTCCGGCGAACTGCTCGATGGCGGAGAAGCTTTGCTTGAGACACCCCGCCTGATCGAGGACGCGCTGGCCAGCATGGTACGGATATCCACCCTACTGCTCAGCGAACCGCTCTCCATTGCGGCCCGCAAACTACTGTCGATCGCGGCAAGGGACGTAGAAATAATCCATCTGCCGCGCAAAACTTTTGAATCTCTTTCCACCATCGAAACCTCGCAGGGAGCCATGGCCCTGGCGCTAGCCCCTTCCTGGACTGAGCGCGATCTCTTCAAAAGTTCCGCTGCTGCGCAGCCATTCCTGCTGGTCGCCAGCGGCATACAAGACCCCGGAAATCTGGGCACGATCCTGCGGGCCTCGGAAGCATTTGGCGTGAGCGGGGTGATCCTCACGCGCGGCACGGTCAGTCCATGGAATGCCAAGGCTCTGCGCGCCTCGGCGGGAACGGTCCTGCGTCTGCCGGTACTTCGCAACTTGACTCCTACAGAAACGGTTAGACTCCTCTCCGCCCACGGGGTGAAGCTTTACGGGGCCGTCGCCCGGGGAGGCTGTGCGCCGGAAAAGCTGAACGCCACGCAAGCAATCGCGATAGCAATCGGGGCTGAAGCCGCCGGCCTCCCCCCAGAATTATTGGAATCAGCCACAGTGCTTTCTATCGCGATCGCACCTCAGGTGGAGTCGCTGAATGTGGCGGCAGCCACAGCGGTGGTTCTTTACGAAGTGGCGAGGCAACAAGCATTGCAGCGGTCGAGCCAAGCGCGTGGCAGCTCGACAGGCAGCCCTCGGGCGGCGGGGCAGCGAAAGGCAAAGAGTTCGGCATAGAACTAAGGAAACGCGCGTGGGACTATTCTCCAATCAGGAACTCTCCGACACGCAGCCGGCGCTGCGCCCGCTGGCCGATCGCATGCGTCCGCGCACTCTGGAGGAGTACGCCGGGCAGAGGCACATCCTAGATACCGGCAAACCTCTGCGCGTCCAGATCGAGCGGGACGAAA
Proteins encoded:
- a CDS encoding threonylcarbamoyl-AMP synthase; this encodes MAEIIEVNPERPEPEIIRLAATLIRAGEVVAIPTDTVYGLATDAFNGAAAEKVFALKGRPAAAPLLVLVSSMEMALACADSLTPQFLRLAARFWPGPLTIVVPAFWRIPREVTAGYGTVGIRLPKSAIAIALIDALGGPITASSANLSGQPECLTAQAVESSIGAGLKLVLDGGASAERCPSTVISLIGDEMKLLREGAVSIKAISDFLHAQ
- a CDS encoding RNA methyltransferase, giving the protein MGWEQSERQIESRNHPLLKRIRAMLRSGELLDGGEALLETPRLIEDALASMVRISTLLLSEPLSIAARKLLSIAARDVEIIHLPRKTFESLSTIETSQGAMALALAPSWTERDLFKSSAAAQPFLLVASGIQDPGNLGTILRASEAFGVSGVILTRGTVSPWNAKALRASAGTVLRLPVLRNLTPTETVRLLSAHGVKLYGAVARGGCAPEKLNATQAIAIAIGAEAAGLPPELLESATVLSIAIAPQVESLNVAAATAVVLYEVARQQALQRSSQARGSSTGSPRAAGQRKAKSSA